The following coding sequences are from one Diospyros lotus cultivar Yz01 chromosome 7, ASM1463336v1, whole genome shotgun sequence window:
- the LOC127806912 gene encoding pentatricopeptide repeat-containing protein At4g14170, with the protein MQIVAKALCCNTKKLFSTLTHSNLVSHYFSLLHSSPNPIYLRHLHARLLRAFYLYDNVILSSKLVLMYSHHKKLYPEAFSVFFHMPHRNIYSWNIIIGEFSRSSLPEKSIDLFLQMRNITNCEVQPDVFTLPLVLRACAGAGMVNLGILVHGFCIKTGMDMSLFVASALVFMYVTFGKILDARVVFDEMPQRDAVLWTAMLAGYAQREEPMLALSVFREMMIAQGVEELDGAVMVSLLLVCAQLGWLKQGKSVHGWCIRRCLGLGLCLGNALIDMYVKCAALCHGHKVFDKMPEKDVISWSSLILGYGLGGYVDVAIELFDKMQKQHVKPNGITFLGVLSACTHGGLVKNAQSIFRMMKDYGVVAELKHYACMVDCLSRAGLLTEAERLIEEMPSQPDAAVLGALLGGCRVHGNLEMGVRIAKRLVGLEPETIGYYVLLANIYADAGRYHDAERIWEITKHKNIFKLPGCSMIESRT; encoded by the coding sequence ATGCAAATAGTAGCAAAAGCTCTATGCTGCAATACGAAGAAGCTCTTCTCCACCCTTACCCATTCCAATCTTGTTTCCCATTATTTCTCACTTCTACATTCTTCTCCAAACCCAATCTACCTTCGCCATCTTCATGCTCGTCTCCTTCGTGCCTTCTATCTTTATGACAACGTAATCCTTAGTTCCAAGCTAGTTTTAATGTATTCCCACCACAAGAAGCTCTACCCAGAAGCTTTCTCTGTCTTTTTTCACATGCCTCACCGAAACATCTACTCTTGGAACATCATAATTGGGGAGTTTTCACGATCCAGCTTGCCTGAGAAGTCGATAGACTTGTTTCTTCAAATGCGCAACATCACCAATTGTGAGGTTCAACCTGATGTTTTCACTCTACCACTTGTTTTGAGGGCGTGTGCCGGTGCTGGGATGGTAAATTTGGGCATTTTAGTGCATGGGTTTTGCATCAAGACAGGAATGGATATGAGCTTGTTTGTTGCTTCTGCTCTAGTTTTCATGTATGTGACATTTGGGAAGATTTTGGATGCACGGGTGGTGTTTGATGAAATGCCTCAAAGAGATGCTGTGTTGTGGACTGCAATGTTAGCTGGGTATGCTCAACGGGAGGAGCCCATGTTGGCATTATCTGTGTTTAGAGAAATGATGATTGCTCAAGGGGTTGAAGAGCTTGATGGAGCAGTTATGGTGAGCTTGCTTTTAGTCTGTGCCCAATTAGGTTGGTTGAAGCAAGGGAAGAGTGTACATGGATGGTGCATAAGGAGGTGTTTAGGCTTAGGGTTGTGTTTGGGCAATGCCTTGATTGACATGTATGTAAAATGCGCCGCATTATGTCATGGGCACAAAGTGTTTGACAAAATGCCTGAGAAAGATGTCATTTCGTGGAGTTCTTTGATTTTGGGATATGGGTTGGGTGGCTATGTAGACGTTGCTATTGAGCTATTTGATAAGATGCAGAAGCAGCATGTCAAGCCCAATGGCATAACTTTTCTTGGTGTTTTGTCTGCTTGTACCCACGGTGGACTAGTAAAAAATGCACAATCCATTTTTAGAATGATGAAGGATTATGGTGTGGTAGCTGAGCTGAAGCACTATGCTTGTATGGTCGATTGCTTGAGTCGAGCAGGCCTACTCACTGAGGCAGAAAGGCTTATCGAAGAAATGCCTAGTCAACCTGATGCGGCTGTCCTCGGCGCACTGTTAGGGGGTTGTCGAGTTCACGGTAATCTTGAGATGGGGGTACGAATTGCAAAGAGACTCGTTGGGTTGGAACCAGAGACGATCGGATATTATGTGCTTTTAGCCAATATCTATGCCGATGCAGGTAGATATCATGATGCTGAGAGAATATGGGAAATTACCAAACATAAGAACATCTTTAAATTGCCTGGATGTAGTATGATAGAATCAAGGACTTGA